Proteins from a genomic interval of Aquabacterium sp. J223:
- a CDS encoding type II toxin-antitoxin system VapC family toxin: MIYLLDTNILIYLIKQQPPAIAERVNALGDDDRLLMSFITWAELLKGAERSTRKAEVLRRLDALARQVPVAYPTSPAICRHYAEQSTRLKDAGTPIGANDLWIACHALAEGAVLVTHNLREFQRVAGLRTEDWVA; this comes from the coding sequence GTGATCTACCTGCTCGACACCAACATCCTCATCTACCTGATCAAGCAGCAGCCGCCCGCCATCGCCGAACGGGTGAATGCACTGGGCGATGACGACCGGCTGTTGATGTCGTTCATCACCTGGGCCGAACTGCTCAAGGGCGCCGAGCGCAGCACGCGCAAGGCGGAGGTGCTGCGACGGCTCGACGCGCTGGCCCGGCAGGTGCCAGTGGCCTACCCCACCAGCCCTGCCATCTGCCGCCACTACGCCGAGCAGTCGACCCGCTTGAAGGACGCCGGCACGCCCATTGGCGCTAACGACCTCTGGATCGCCTGCCATGCGCTGGCCGAAGGGGCCGTCTTGGTGACCCACAACCTGCGTGAATTCCAGCGTGTGGCCGGCTTGAGGACGGAAGACTGGGTGGCCTGA
- a CDS encoding antitoxin, giving the protein MDSLTTRVFNNGNSQAVRIPAEFRLDTDRVRISRNEQGDLLIQPLRAERGTALLQALQTLNEADSTFVAALESEQALALPVQDREAL; this is encoded by the coding sequence ATGGACTCTTTGACGACCCGCGTCTTCAACAACGGCAACAGCCAGGCGGTCCGAATTCCGGCCGAGTTCAGGCTCGATACGGACCGGGTGCGCATCTCTCGCAACGAGCAGGGCGACCTGCTCATCCAGCCGCTGCGCGCCGAACGGGGGACCGCCCTGCTCCAGGCCTTGCAGACCTTGAACGAGGCGGACAGCACGTTCGTCGCTGCCCTCGAGTCGGAACAGGCGTTGGCGCTGCCCGTGCAGGACCGCGAAGCGCTGTGA
- a CDS encoding endonuclease/exonuclease/phosphatase family protein yields MAAGTAAGAAQVALTVLGWALVAASLVPLSRAQHWWVRALDFPRLQIAILLIAVGLAHVAWVPHGAGALVLRALMVVSLGVQARRMHRYTPLVRRQVQDCEVRDPRRELRLLFANVLQTNRCFEGLLAEIRRTDPDVVLALETDGWWQQQLDVLRATHPHVVLQPQDNTYGMLLYSRLPLIKPEVRFLVEPDIPSIHLHVRLGSGTEVRLHCLHPRPPAPQESDSSVPRDAELLVVGKAIRDQPGPVVVMGDMNDVAWSHTSSLFRKVSGLLDPRIGRGFFNSFHADHWFLRYPLDHFFHSNDFRLVEFCRLARYGSDHFPVYIHLLHKPAAQADQPEPQAPAEDRAEAREKIDEAGAQGVRVPD; encoded by the coding sequence ATGGCGGCAGGCACGGCAGCGGGCGCGGCGCAGGTCGCGCTGACGGTCCTCGGATGGGCGCTGGTGGCGGCCAGCCTGGTGCCGCTGTCGCGGGCGCAGCACTGGTGGGTGCGCGCACTCGACTTCCCGCGCCTGCAGATCGCGATCCTGCTCATCGCCGTCGGCCTCGCGCACGTCGCCTGGGTGCCGCACGGAGCCGGCGCCCTTGTCCTGCGCGCGCTGATGGTGGTGAGCCTGGGGGTGCAGGCGCGGCGCATGCACCGCTACACGCCGCTGGTGCGCCGGCAGGTGCAGGACTGCGAGGTGCGCGACCCGCGACGTGAGCTGCGGCTGCTGTTCGCCAACGTCTTGCAGACCAACCGCTGCTTCGAGGGCCTGCTGGCCGAGATCCGCCGCACCGACCCCGACGTCGTCCTCGCGCTGGAGACCGACGGCTGGTGGCAGCAGCAGCTGGACGTGCTGCGCGCGACCCACCCTCACGTGGTGCTGCAGCCGCAGGACAACACCTACGGCATGCTGCTGTATTCGCGGCTGCCGCTGATCAAGCCGGAGGTGCGGTTCCTCGTCGAGCCGGACATCCCGTCCATCCACCTGCACGTGCGACTGGGCAGCGGCACCGAGGTGCGGCTGCACTGCCTGCACCCGCGTCCGCCGGCACCGCAGGAAAGCGACAGCTCGGTGCCGCGCGACGCCGAGCTGCTGGTGGTGGGCAAGGCCATCCGAGACCAGCCGGGCCCGGTGGTGGTGATGGGCGACATGAACGACGTCGCCTGGTCCCACACCAGCAGCCTGTTCCGCAAGGTCAGCGGCCTGCTCGACCCGCGCATCGGCCGCGGCTTCTTCAACAGTTTCCACGCCGACCACTGGTTCCTGCGCTACCCGCTGGACCACTTCTTCCATTCCAACGACTTCCGGCTGGTCGAGTTCTGCCGGCTGGCGCGCTACGGTTCCGACCACTTCCCGGTCTACATCCACCTGCTGCACAAGCCCGCGGCCCAGGCCGACCAGCCGGAGCCGCAGGCCCCCGCCGAGGACCGGGCCGAGGCGCGCGAGAAGATCGACGAGGCCGGCGCGCAGGGGGTGCGCGTGCCGGACTGA
- a CDS encoding cystathionine gamma-synthase family protein has product MSTKRHQGLTTRLLHADRLQPIEHGAVHKPLHLAAAYSYPSSRDLAAVFQGDKPGYVYARQGNPTGAALEQKVTLLEEARATAVFSTGMAAIGAIAAALLKAGDHVVTSQFLFGNTNSLMQTLQGLGIEVSFVDATDVAKVEAALRPTTRIVFTETIANPRTQVADLAGIGELCAARGLLYVVDSTLTTPVLFKPKDVQAGFVVHSLTKAIGGHGDAMGGAVVDTGLFDWARYPNILPPYRKGDAAGWGMLQLRKKGLRDFGATLRPEDAHRIAAGAETLALRMARVCDNALQLARWLDGQPQIDRVHYPGLSSHAEHERAAALFKGGFGGLLSFELKAGLDCFDFLDALQLVIVSSHLADNRTLAIPVAHTIFYEMGAERRAAMGIADGLVRLSVGIEDADDLKADFEQALARVS; this is encoded by the coding sequence ATGTCCACCAAGCGCCACCAGGGCCTGACCACCCGCCTGCTGCACGCCGACCGGCTGCAGCCCATCGAGCACGGCGCGGTGCACAAGCCGCTGCACCTGGCCGCGGCCTACAGCTACCCGTCGTCGCGCGACCTGGCCGCGGTGTTCCAGGGCGACAAGCCGGGTTATGTCTACGCCCGCCAGGGCAACCCCACCGGCGCCGCGCTGGAGCAGAAGGTCACGCTGCTGGAGGAGGCGCGCGCCACCGCGGTGTTCTCCACCGGCATGGCGGCCATCGGCGCCATCGCGGCGGCGCTGCTGAAGGCCGGCGACCACGTGGTCACCAGCCAGTTCCTGTTCGGCAACACCAACAGCCTGATGCAGACGCTGCAGGGCCTCGGCATCGAGGTCAGCTTCGTCGACGCCACCGACGTGGCGAAGGTGGAGGCTGCGTTGCGGCCCACCACCCGCATCGTCTTCACCGAGACCATCGCCAACCCGCGCACCCAGGTGGCCGACCTGGCCGGCATCGGCGAGCTGTGCGCCGCCCGCGGCCTGCTCTACGTGGTCGACAGCACGTTGACCACGCCGGTGCTGTTCAAGCCGAAGGACGTGCAGGCCGGCTTCGTCGTGCATTCGCTGACCAAGGCCATCGGCGGCCACGGCGACGCCATGGGCGGTGCGGTGGTGGACACCGGCCTCTTCGACTGGGCCCGCTACCCCAACATCCTGCCGCCCTACCGGAAGGGCGACGCCGCCGGCTGGGGCATGCTGCAGCTGCGCAAGAAGGGCCTGCGCGACTTCGGCGCCACGCTGCGGCCGGAGGACGCGCACCGCATCGCCGCCGGCGCCGAGACGCTGGCCCTGCGCATGGCCCGCGTCTGCGACAACGCGCTGCAGCTGGCGCGCTGGCTCGACGGGCAGCCGCAGATCGACCGGGTGCACTACCCCGGGCTGTCCTCGCATGCCGAGCACGAGCGCGCCGCGGCGCTGTTCAAGGGCGGCTTCGGCGGGCTGCTGAGCTTCGAGCTCAAGGCCGGCCTCGACTGCTTCGACTTCCTCGACGCGCTGCAGCTGGTCATCGTCTCCAGCCACCTCGCCGACAACCGCACGCTGGCCATCCCGGTGGCCCACACCATCTTCTACGAGATGGGCGCCGAGCGCCGGGCGGCGATGGGCATCGCCGACGGCCTGGTCCGGCTGTCGGTGGGCATCGAGGACGCCGACGACCTGAAGGCCGACTTCGAACAGGCGCTGGCACGGGTGTCATGA
- a CDS encoding alpha/beta fold hydrolase: MTGPRPFVREEGEGPAVVCLHANASTSSQWRGLMRLLAPTHRVLAVDGWGAGQSPAWPSDRVISLQDEADLLAPVLDALSTPVVLVGHSYGAAVAFKVALTRPGAVRALAVYEPTLFGLIEADGAPPNEADGIRAAIAAAAAALDAGDRDAAAAAFIDYWMAPGAWAATPAHRRPAIAQSVTQVRRWAHALMTEPTPLAAFRALDLPVLLMTGGRSTTAAHGVARRLAGALPRVTVRTFAELGHMGPVTHPEPVNEAIRAFLTSV, encoded by the coding sequence GTGACCGGGCCGCGCCCCTTCGTCCGCGAGGAGGGCGAGGGCCCGGCGGTGGTCTGCCTGCACGCCAACGCCAGCACGTCCAGCCAGTGGCGCGGGCTGATGAGGCTGCTGGCGCCCACCCACCGGGTGCTGGCGGTGGACGGCTGGGGCGCGGGGCAGAGCCCGGCGTGGCCGTCGGACCGCGTCATCTCGCTGCAGGACGAGGCCGACCTGCTCGCCCCCGTGCTCGACGCGCTGTCCACGCCGGTGGTGCTGGTCGGCCATTCCTACGGCGCCGCGGTGGCGTTCAAGGTTGCGCTGACCCGGCCCGGCGCGGTGCGGGCGCTGGCGGTGTACGAGCCGACGCTGTTCGGCCTCATCGAGGCCGACGGCGCGCCGCCCAACGAGGCCGACGGCATCCGCGCCGCCATCGCCGCCGCCGCGGCCGCCCTCGACGCCGGCGACCGCGACGCTGCGGCCGCCGCCTTCATCGACTACTGGATGGCGCCCGGCGCCTGGGCCGCCACACCGGCCCACCGCCGGCCGGCGATCGCCCAGTCGGTGACGCAGGTGCGTCGCTGGGCCCATGCGCTGATGACGGAGCCGACGCCGCTGGCCGCCTTCCGCGCGCTCGACCTGCCGGTGCTGCTGATGACCGGCGGCCGCTCCACCACGGCGGCGCACGGCGTGGCGCGCCGGCTGGCCGGTGCGCTGCCGCGGGTCACCGTCCGCACCTTCGCCGAACTCGGCCACATGGGCCCGGTCACGCACCCCGAGCCAGTGAACGAGGCGATCCGCGCGTTCCTCACCAGCGTCTGA